The nucleotide window AGGTCGATCCCGGGGCTGGTGACCATGTCGACCTGGCCAACCCCCGCCGCGTGAGCCGAGCGCTGGAAGTCGTACGGCTCGGGGGTGGGACCCCGACGGAGCGGGCGGCCGATCCTCTGTTCGAGCAGGTGAAGGACTACCGGCCCGAAGTGCGGTTCGCCGCCATCGGGGTGGACCCGGGCGACGCGCTGGCCGACCGGGTGGAGCGCCGGATCGATCTGATGCTCCGAGATGGGCTGGTTGAGGAGGTGGCCGGGTTGGCCGACCGGCTGGGCCGGACCGCTGCCTCGGCTGTGGGGTATCGCCAGATGCTTCCGGTCGTGGCCGGGAGCTGCTCGGTTAGAGAAGGGCGGGAGGCTACCGTGCGAGCCACCATGGCTCTCGCCCGGAAGCAGCGCACCTACTTCGGGCGGGACCCCAGAATAAGGTGGCTGGACTGGCATCCGGATCCGGCAGCCCGCTACGCAACGGCCAGGAGGGTGCTGAAAAAGACGGAGGAGGGTTGGCCCACGATGCTCTGACCTGGGGTTTCATTGCCACTATCGGTCTAACTGGACATTTTTCAGTACCCTCCAGCCGACTGATCGAGGAGATGACCTCTTGGAGTTCTTGAAGATGGAGGCGCTGGGCAACGACTTCATCGTGA belongs to bacterium and includes:
- the miaA gene encoding tRNA (adenosine(37)-N6)-dimethylallyltransferase MiaA gives rise to the protein MGSPHHPARIVAVLGPTASGKSDLGMELARRSGGEIVSVDSMQVYRGMDIGTAKPSPAEQAEIRHHMIDLVDPDEEYAVAEFQKTGRAAMAAIAARNRPVVIVGGSGLYFRSLVDPLRFPPSDPAVRVAVRGMPRSDAVAELLEVDPGAGDHVDLANPRRVSRALEVVRLGGGTPTERAADPLFEQVKDYRPEVRFAAIGVDPGDALADRVERRIDLMLRDGLVEEVAGLADRLGRTAASAVGYRQMLPVVAGSCSVREGREATVRATMALARKQRTYFGRDPRIRWLDWHPDPAARYATARRVLKKTEEGWPTML